The nucleotide sequence ATCCTGGCCGGCTATGTCGGCGGCCTGGTGGACCAGTTCATCATGGGACTGGTGGACGTGCTGTTGTCCTTCCCGACCCTGCTGCTGGGACTGATGGTGGCCGCCATGCTGGGCGCCAGCCTGGAAAATCTGATCATCGCCATCGCGATCACGGAAATCGCGCCCTTCGTGCGCGTGGCGCGGGCGCCCACCATCGCCTTGAAACAACGCGACTTCGTCGAGGCCGGCCGTGCCCTGGGCTACGGGCCGCTGCGCCTGATGGGCGTGCACATCCTGCCGAACATGATTTCCGACGTGGTGGTGCTGGGCTCGCTGTGGATGGCGTCGGCCATCCGCACGGAGGCCTCGCTGAGTTTTATCGGGCTGGGCGTGCCGCCGCCGGCCGCGACCTGGGGCGGCATGATACGCGAGGGCTTCGAGAACATCCTGGACGCCTGGTGGCTGACCGTGTTTCCCAGCGTGGCGATCCTGCTGACCGTGCTGGCCTTGAACCTCCTGGGCGACGCGCTGCGCGACGCCATCGATCCCAAGCTGCGCTCGGAGCACTCATGACGACACAGGATGCCGTACTGGAGCTGCGCGGCCTGCGCACGGAATTCCGCATCGGCGGCGCCTGGCACGCCGCCGTCCGCGACGTCTCGCTTTCGGTCAAGCGCAACGAAACGCTGGCCGTGGTGGGCGAATCGGGCAGCGGCAAGAGCGTGACCGCGCTGTCCATCCTGCGCCTGCTGCCCGCGGCCGGTGCGCGCCACGGCGGCGGCCAGGTACTGCTGGAAGGCAAGGACCTGGCCGCCCTGCCGGAAAAGGAGATGGCGCGCCTGCGCGGCGATGCCATCGCCATGATCTTCCAGGAGCCGATGACCTCGCTGAACCCGACGATGACGGTGGGCGACCAGATCGCGGAAGCCATCCGCCAGCATCGGCGCATTTCCTGGCGCGCGGCGCGCGGACTGGCGCTGCAGGCACTGGAAGAAGTCAAGATCCCGGCGGCGGCCAGCCGCTACGACGACTACCCGCACCAGTTCTCCGGCGGCATGCGCCAGCGGGTGATGATCGCCATGGCGCTGGCCTGCAAGCCCCGCGTCCTGCTGGCCGACGAACCCACCACGGCGCTGGACGTGACCATCCAGGCGCAGATCCTGAGCCTGCTGGCCGACCTGAAAGCCGCCCGCGGCATGGCGGTGGTGTTCATCACCCACAACCTGGGCGTGGTGGCGCAGATCGCCGACCGCGTGGCCGTCATGTACGCCGGCGAGGTCGTCGAGACCGCCGACGTGGATGCGCTGTTCGCGCGCCCCACGCATCCGTACACGGAGGCCCTGCTGCGCGCCATGCCCCGCGTGGATGCCGACGCCGACGCCCTGGATCCCATTCCGGGCGGCGTGCCGGCCATCACCGCCATCCCGCAAGGCTGCGCCTATGCGCCCCGTTGTCCCCTGAAGCAGTCCCGCTGCGAAACCACGCGCCCCCTCCTTGCCACCGTGCAGGGATCGCACCAGGTGCGCTGCCTGGTGCGTGCGCCATCGGAAGGACAGTCATGAGCAAAGGCAAGCAACCCGTGGCGAACGATGTGGACTCCTCCGCGCCCGGCGGGGCTTCGGCAGCGGACGCCGCCCCGCTCCTGCGGGTGCGCGGACTGGTCAAGCATTTCCACAGCGGCGGCGGATTGCTCGGCGGCCGCCGCCAGACGGTCCATGCCGTCAACGGCGTGTCTTTCGACGTGCGGCGCGGCCAGTCGCTGGGCCTGGTGGGGGAATCCGGCTGCGGCAAATCCACCGTGGCGCGCATGCTCCTGCGCCTGATCGAGCACGACGCCGGCAGCATCGTCTTCGACGGGCAGGATGTGGGTGCGGCAAACGGCGCGCGGCTGCGCGCCCTGCGCCAGCGCATGCAGATCGTCTTCCAGGATCCGTATGCTTCGCTGAATCCCCGGCGGACGGTACGGCAGGCCTTGTCCGAACCGCTGCATGTGCATGGCAAGGGGGACGCCGCCTGGATAGACGCCAAGGTATCCCGGACCATCCAGGAAGTGGGCCTGCCGCTATCCGCCCTGGACCGCTACCCGCATGAATTTTCCGGCGGCCAGCGCCAGCGCATCGGCATCGCCCGCGCCCTGGTCCTGGATCCGCAGCTGATCGTGGCCGACGAGCCGGTATCCGCCCTGGACGTGTCCGTGCAGGCGCAGATCCTGCAACTGCTGGAGCGCCTGAAGCGCGAACGCGGCCTGTCCTTCGTATTCGTCTCGCATGACCTGGGCGTGGTCCGCCATTTCTGCGACACCGTCTGCGTCATGTACCTGGGCCGCATCATCGAGCAGGGTCCCACGCGGCAGGTGCTGGATGCCCCACGGCATCCCTATAGCCGCGTGCTGCGCGATTCCTCGCCCGTGCCGGATCCGCGGGCCCGCATCGCCCTGGGCAAGATCGCCGGGGAAATCCCTTCTCCGACCGATCTGCCGCCGGGCTGTACCTTCCATCCGCGCTGCGCGCAGGCGCGGCCGGACTGCTCGGCACGGATACCGGAACTGGAACACCGGTCCGGCGCCGCAGATCGCGCGGTCGCATGTTTCTATCCGCTGACGCCGACGCCCGATCGCGCTTGAGTCACGGCACGGAAGACGTGCAGCACCTCGGGCTCGAAGCATGCCGTGGCTGTAGGCGGGTGCTATTCAGTGTCATGGGGAAGGCGCAGCCTCGATCGCACGCTTAAGATGGCCAGGCAGGGAGAGCTCGAACTCGTTCACGAATTCAGGATTGTGCTGGATCACCCTTGATCCGCGCCTATCCCGAACCGCGACAACGCGACTGAGCGGCGTCTTGCCATGCTCCAGGACGATGCGCTCATCGCCCCAGCCCTCTATTCCTAACTTCCACAAGGCATAGCCATCGGGCGAAGAGATGGTGAAATATTCGAAGCGGAAACCCTCGCCGACGGCATAGGTGGACTCGAAAATAGGTATCGGAAGATAATGTGCTACGTAGGGATCGTTGGGATGCGGATCGTATAGCTTGTTCGTGAACACTATTGTGTTGTCCGGGAAATTCGGATTCCGGGCCTCTATACCGCCAGCCCGGAACACCTCGTCTACCGGTGTGTTCGAGTAGTGCGATGTCAACTTCGGCCTTCCCAGCTTTATCTTGTCCTCTTCCACCATTATCCTTCCCTTGCCCTTGAAACGAGGGTGCCAGGTTTCGACAATAGGCACGTATTTTTTTCCGGACGCGACGGCTGGAGAGACGGCCGTCACCGGCACCGACGCACTGCCGGCAGACGAAGCGGGTACAAGTTCGTGGCTGGTAGACGCAGCCGGTGCGGTCGCCGCCGCGTCGGCCGATACGGCGGCCAAGGAATCGGCGGGCACCGCCCCACGCCGCCTTCGCAACCTGCGCAGGCCTTCGATGATGTCGCTAACGATCGAAGGCATATGGCCGCCAGGATCGCTGCGATTGACCGGGTCGCCCGCGCAATAGGCATAGGCATTGATGCCGCCAGGCCCGAAGGGACTGAGGCTGTCGGGGGCATTGAATCGCATCGAGCCCGGCATATGCCACCGATAGCCATTGCCCAATGGATAGCCCAAGGCAACAGGATCCCGATACGCACCCGTGAAGCCTGCCTTCGTCTTCATCTTCGTGGTCTCCCGCGTCGTGCACTGATCGCGGATCAGGCTAGCGAATCGCCGCCGACGCATGGGTTGAATAAGCGCAGGTTTGTTTTGATTCATTGTCCGCCGCCCGCGATCCGGCCGGGACCGGCGTGGGCGCGGGCCGCGGACAACCGACGGTTAACCTAAGGCTGCGCGGCCGCTTCTAAACCTCTCCCAACCGCATCAGCCTGCGGATCTGCTCGCGCTCCGTGCGCAGGGTAGCGACCAGTTCGGTTTCTATCCGCGCCACGGGGTATTCCTCGTCGTTCACGGACAAGCCCAGCGACAGGCTGCGGGCCGAGCTGGTGAACAGCGGGATCGCCACGGTCGTCACCTTGCGGTCGGGGTACCGCGCGATCGCCCATTGGTCCTCCGGCATGTCCAGCGCCCGATACAGGGCACTGGTATCGGGCATCGAGCTGCCCACCCGCAGGTTCACCACCACGATTTTGCGACGTTCCGAATCCGAGCTGGCGCGGGCGATGACGATGACCTCGTCACGGCCCTTTTCGCCGATATTGACGGTGCCGTTGCAACGGTTGGCCAGTTCCTGCAATGACGACTGGATGAATTCGTTGACCCCGGTATTGGCCAGCGCGGCGAAACCGATTTCCAGCAATTGCGGCGTCAGGGACCACAGCGTCCCTTCCTTGCGCACATAGCCTTCGCCCTGCAGCGTGTTCAGCAGCCGCAGCACGGTGGAATGCGGCAGGTCCACCGCTTTCGACAGCGCGGTAAGGGATTGCCCGGGGCCGCCCCGAAAACCGCGCAGGATGGCTAGACACCTCTGGACCGAGCGATTATCATTCATTTGACCACTGCATGAAATGGTTGTTCATCTAGTGAACATTGTAGCCCGCCATGCCCTTCTCCGCAAGCGGGTTGCATGTTCCGCAACGCGAACCGGGGGCAGCATGGGCTACAGAGTGGGCGTCGATATCGGCGGCTCTTTCACGGACTTCGCCGTATTCGACGAAGACAGCGGCGAGATCAAAAGCCTCAAGGTCTTCTCCCGGCCCGACCAGCCGGGCGAGGAAGTCATCGCGGGCGTGCGCATGCTGGGCGAGCGCTACGGCATCCGCCCCGACGAGATCCGCTATTTCACCCACGGCACCACCGTGGGCATCAACACCGTCATCCAGCGCAAGGGCCTGAAGCTGGCGCTCTTCGCCACGGAAAACTTCTGCGACGTCCTGGAACTGGCGCGCCTGAGAACGCCGGACATGTATCACCTGCTGTCGCGGCGTCCCGAGCCGCTGGTCAAGCGCAGCATGGTGTTCGGCATCGCCGAACGCATGGCGCCCGACGGCTCCGTGCGCAAGCCGCTGGACGAGAACAGCGTGAAGCAGGCGCTGCGGGCGGCACGCGATGCCGGCGCCGAAGGCATCGTGATTTCCCTGCTGCATGCCTATCGCAACCCCGCGCATGAGCAGCGCACCCGGGAGATCGTCCAGGCGCTCGCGCCCGACCTGCCGGTATCGTGCTCCAGCGAAACCTGGCCCATCATCCGCGAATACGAACGCACGATTACCGCGGTCATCGGCGGCTATGTCCAGCCGCGCGTGGCGCACTACCTGGGATCCCTGCAGGGCGCGCTGAAGAACGCCGGCGTGCAGCCCGAACCGCGCCTGACCAAGTCCAACGGCGGCGTGATGACGGCCGAGCAAGGCAAGCGCGATTGCGTGCAAATGATTCTGTCCGGCACGGCGGCCGGGGTGATCGGCGCCAGCCACGTGGCGGCCACCGCTGGCATTCCCCGCTGCCTCAGCCTGGATATCGGCGGCACCAGCGCCGACATCGCCGTGATCGTCGACGGCAAGCCGCAGTATGGCGTCGGCGAGCTGATCGGCGATTTCCAGATCTACATCCCGTCGGTGTCGGTATCGTCGGTGGGCGAAGGCGGCGGCTCGATCGCCTGGGTGGACCCGCTGGGCGTACTGAAAGTGGGTCCGGAAAGCGCCGGTTCGCGTCCCGGGCCGGCCTGCTACCGCCGTGGCGGCACGCGCGCCACCATTACGGACGCCTTCGTCTGCTGCGGCCTTGTCGGCCATTCCGACCTGGGCTACCAGGCCGTCGAGGTCGATGCCCAGGCCTCGCGCAAGGCGGTGGGCGAACTCGCCAGCCAGCTGGGCCGCGGCATCGAGGAAACCGCGGAAGCCATCATCCAGATCGCCGTGTCCGGCATGTACACCGAAGTCAGCGGCCTGGTGTCGCGCTACGGGATAGACCCGCGCGACTACGCGGTGCTGGCCTTCGGCGGCGCCGGCCCCATGCTGGGCTGCTTCCTGGCCCGCGAAATCAAGGTAAAGGAAATCGTCGTCCCGCCCTCGCCCGGCACACTCAGCGCCCTGGGCGGGCTGATCGCCGATCTCAAGAGCGACTTCCTGAAAACCGTCTACACGGACCTGACTCCCGCCAACCTGCAAGCCGTGCGCGACGAATTCGATGTGCTGCGCGAGCGCGCGCGGCAATGGCTGGAGCAGGAACAAGGCCACCTGGACGGCGCCGAATACGTCTACTCGGCAGAGATGCGCTATCGCGGGCAGTCGTACGAGATCGACACCGTGCTGGACCCGGCCCATGTCGCGGCGGGCGATGTGCAAGCCGTGGCGCGGGCCTTTCACGAGATGCATCGCCGCCTGTACGGCCACGCCGACGAACGGGCGCCTGTACAGATCGTCAGCCTGCGCGTGGTGATATCCGGCAACAACGACAAGCCGCGCTTCCCGCGCCACGAACCGGTCGAGGGCGCGCCGCGGCCCGACCGGGCCGTGCGCGTATGGCTGGATGGCGGTTTCCGCGAGGTAGACCTGTACAGCCGCTCCGCGCTGGCGGCCGGCCAGCACTTCACGGGTCCCGCCATCGTGGCCCAGGACGACTGCACCACCGTCATTCCGGCGGGCCATGCCTGCCGCGTCGACGAATACGCCAACCTGCGCATCGCTTCCGAAGGAGCCGCATCGTGACCGTGGACAATTTCCGCCTGCAGGTGCTGGCCAACCACTGCACCGCCGCCGCCGAGGCCATGGGCTATACGCTGATGCGCACGGCCTATTCCACTTTCGTCAAGGAGACCGAGGACTTTTCCGCGCAATTGATGACGCCTTCGGGCAAGACCTTCGCCTCGCCCAAGACCTTCGGCGCGACCTGGTACACCGGCCTGGACTACGGCCGCGTGATCGCGATGTTCGACGACTATCGCGAAGGCGACATCTACCTGACCAACGACCCCTATAGCGGCTACGTGGCCACGCACACGCCGGACATGCATGTGTGGAAGCCCGTATTCCGCGACGGGCGCCTGGTGTGCTTCGTGGGCAGCCACATCCACAACACCGATATGGGCGGCGCGGTGCCGGCGTCGCTGTCGCGCACCCTGACGGAGGTCCACCAGGAAGGCCTGCGCATACCGCCCATGCTGCTGATGCGCGACGGCGTGATCGACGACAAGCTGCTGCGCATCATGCAGGTCAACGTGCGCATGCCCGAGCAGAACCGCGGCGACCTGAACGCGCAGATCGCCGCGCTGAATGTCGGCGAACGCAAGGTGCACGAGATCATCGACCGCTTCGGCGTCGACGAGTTCATGCAGGGGGCGGAGGCCATCCTGGACTACGCGGAGCAGCAGACGCGCGCCTTGATCCGCGACATCCCCGACGGCGACTACGCGTTCTCCGAGTACGCCGACGAGGACTCGGTGGCAGGTTATCCCTGCCGCATCCACATCACGCTGCGCGTGCGCGGCGACGAGCTGGAGATGGACTTCACGGGCAGCGATCCGCAGGTGGCCTCATCGCTGAACGTGCCCACCGGGGGCGACGGCCACCACTCCGTGATTACGGTCGGGCTGATCTACGTCATGCATACGCTGGCGCCGCGCAACGTGCTGAACGCCGGCTCGGTGCGCCCCATGCGCGCCGTCCTGCCCGAAGGCTCGGTCGTCAATCCGCAAGCGCCCGCCGCGGTGGGCATGCGCAGCCTGATGGCGGCCGTGATCCAGGCCTGCACCTTCGGCGTGTTCAACCGCGCGCTGCCGGACCGGCTGCCCGCCTGCCCCGCCGGCGGCTCCACGCTGCTGAACGTCAAGACCGCGACTCGCGAGGGCCGCCAGGTGCTGTCCTCCATCGGCCCTTGCGGCGGCGGCGCCGGCGGCGGCCCGGAGTACGACGGCGTGGAAGGCTGCGGCGCGAACAATGCTTTCCTGAAGAATACGCCCGTGGAAATCAATGAGGCCGAGGTGCCCATCGAGATCATCCGCTACGGCCTGGTGCCGGATACCGGCGGGGCGGGCCGCCTGCGCGGCGGCAATGCCGCGACCATGGAGTTCAAGCTGCTGGCGCCCAACGGCGTGGTTACCGCGCGCAACCGCAACCGTTCCGAGCTGGCCGCCTGGGGCGTGGTCGGCGGCAAGGCCGGCGCGAACTCGCGCTTCATCAAGAATCCCGACACGCCCGCGGCCGAGGAATTGCGCAACAGCGACCTGGTCAACTGCGCGCCCGGCGATGTCATCCGCCTGCAGGGACCGGCCGGCGGCGGCTATGGCGATCCCTTCCAGCGCCCCGTCGATAAAGTACTGGAGGACGTGCGCTGCGGCTTCGTCTCGCCGGAGCGCGCCCGCCAGGCCTATGGGGTGGCGATACGCGACGATATGACGGTGGACGAGGCCGCCACGCGCGCGCTGCGCGACCCGGCAGGCCGCGCGGGCACCGGGACCGACGGCGCGGCGGGCGCCACGGCGCCGCGCGTGGCGGGGCAGGCGCATTTCGACTACGGCCCTGGACGCTCGCGCTTCGAAAGCATCTGGACCGCCGCGCGCTACGAGGCCATGACACACATCATGGCCGCGATACCGGTCAGTTGGCGCCATTTCGTGAAGCACCGGATGTTCGCCGCGCTGGCAGGCACCGAACCGCCGGTCGACGGCGGCGCCGCCGATATCGAGCGCATCTACCGGGAGCTGAGCGAGCGCTATGCCGACCTGCCCACGCTGGACGCGATCGCGTCCGGCGCGCCGGCGGCCGGACGCGAGGCGGCTTGAGCGGCGGCCGGCGCGCATGACTCGCGGCCGCCACGCACCGGACGCGCCGCGGGCGGATGACACTTCATACGATGCAGGAGAACCTGGATGGCAGCTTCCACCGATATCTTCGCGCCCGGCTTCCAGCGGCGTCCCTATTGGTGGGAAGCGTATGAGCCGCCCGAAACCGGCGAGGATGCTCTGCCCGCCCGGGTCGATGTGGCCATCGTGGGCGGCGGCTATACAGGCATATGCTGCGCCCTGACCTTGCGCGAGGCAGGCGTCGATGCCGTCGTGCTGGAAGCGGGCCGGCCCGGCCAGGGTGCGAGTACGCGATCCGGCGGGCAGATGACCGGCGGGGTGAACGTGCAGAAGAAGGCGCTCGCCGCCGTCGGTGAAAGCCCGGCGGAGCGCGAAGCACGCCTGTCCGCCCGCTTGCGCGATGCCGCCGCCTCGATGCGCTATGTAGAGTCGCTGATCGAGCGGCATGGCATCCAGTGCGGCTGGCAGAAGACCGGACGGCTTACCGCCATGTGGCTGCCCCAGCACTACCAGGCATGGCAGGCGCGGATGGACCAGCTGAATGCCTGCACCGATTCCCATGCGCGCATGATCCCGCGCGAGCGCCTGGGCCGCGAGATCGGTTCCGATATTTATCACGGCGCGGCGCTGATCGAACACGCCGGCCACCTGCATCCCGCCCAGCTTTACGGCGGCATGCTGGCCGCCGCCCGCCGTGCCGGCGCGCGCGTGCATGGCAATACCCACGTGGCGGGCATCGAGCGCGTTGCGGGCGGCTACGCGCTGCGCACGGCCCGGGGCACCCTGCGCGCCGGGCAGGTGGTGATCGCCACGAATGGCTACACCGGCCCGGACATGGGCGAGCTGCGCCGCAAGGTCGTACCCATCGCCACGTACATGATCGCCACGGAAGAACTCGCGCCCGACCTGGCGGCCAGCATCCTGCCGACCAACCGCGCCGTTTCCGAGTCGCGCCGCGTCGTGAACCACTACCGGCTGTCTCCGGATGGACGCCGCCTGCTGTTCGGCGGCCGCGCGCGCTTCACGCCCGCCAGCGAGGAGACCACCGCCCGGCTGCTGCATCGCGCCATGCTCAGGCGTTTCCCGCAGCTGGCGGGGACCCGCATTACGCACAGCTGGGGCGGCAATGTCGCCATGACGCTGGATGCCATGCCGCACATCGGTGGCGCGGAGGGCCTGCACTACGCGCTGGGCTGCAATGGCAGCGGCGTAGCGATGATGAGCTACCTGGGACACAGTCTCGGGCGCAAAATCGCCGAGCAATCGCGCGGTCCGATCAACGCCTTCGACATGGGGGAAATTCCCGGTCATCCTTTCTACTTCGGCAATACATGGTTCCTGTTTGCCATCGGCAGCTGGTACCAGGCGCGGGATGCCTACGACCACTGGAGGGCTCGCTGAACCGCGGGCAAGGGGCAGACTACCCACCGACAAGCTGTTGTCCATCCGGCCCGCTCGCCGTCCGAACGCGGACGAAGGGCCGGGCTCTTGCCTCGCACCGTCCGATGCGGCCCGGCCCGTTGCCGCGGCCGCGAATAAGGGATCGGACGTGTAAAAAATTACTGGAGTGATCCATGAATACGCAGCGTCGCAGTGCCTTGAAAATCCTGGCCGGTCTGTGCGGAGCCTCCGCCCTGCCCCGCTTCGCGGTGGCGCAGCCGGGCGCGTATCCCGCCGGTCCGGTTACCGTGATCGTGCCGTACGGGTCCGGCGGCAGCACGGACGTGATCGCCCGCCTGCTGGTCAACGATGTGAGCGAGCGCCTTGGCGGCAAGTTCATCGTGGAGAACAAGCCCGGCGCGGCCGGCAATATCGGCACGCGTCAGGTGGCGGTTTCGCGCCCCGACGGCAGCGCGCTGCTGTATTCGACCGCGACGCCGTTCTGCATCAATCCCTATGTGTACAAGACGCTGCCCTTCGACCCGGACAACGATTTCACCGCGGTGTCGCGCACGGCGAAGCTGCCCCTGGTGCTGGTCGCGAACGCCGGCCTGGGGATCAAGAATGCGCAGGAATTCGTCGACTATCTGCGCACGCACCAGAAGGATTGCAGCTTCAGTTCCTACGGCATCGGAACATCGAGCCATATCGCCGGCACCATTTTCACGCGCAAAATCGGCGCGAGCGGCGTGCTGCACGTCCCCTACAAGGACATGACCGCGATGTCGGACCTGGCGGCCGGCCGCAATACCTTCCACATCGACGCGTGGTCGGTGGTGGACCCGCTGGTGAAGGCGGGCAAGCTGGCGGCGCTGGCGGTGTCCAGCAGCGAACCGCTGCCGTGGGCGCCCAAGCTTCCCACCATCGCCAGCGTGATCAAGAGCGATTACGAGGTCGTGACGTGGCACGCGGTGTTCGCGCCCCGAAAGACGCCCGGCGATGTCGTCCAGCTGTTGAACCGGGAATTCCAGATGACGATAGATAAGCCGGGGATTCAGAAGACCTATACCGAGCAAGGGTTTCTTGCCTATCCTCCCGCGACACCCGGAGAGATCGATGCCTTCGTTAAGGCCGACAAGGCGCGGTGGAAGGGGTATGTAGAAGCGGCAGGGATTACGCCTTCCTAGGAGTGATCTTTCGGGCCCCGAAGCAAATCGGGGTACTGGAGGCAGTCTGTCGGAGATGCGGAATCGGTTTACTTATGCCGTCCGCCGGGGGTGATGCCGAGTGTCGGCGGCCCAATCGGCCAACCGAATCTGCATCGCCATCGACGGACAGCACGAGCAAGCCGAATAAGCATTACCACCGACACAGGACGTGTCCGAGCGCTAGTTGCCCGCCTGCTGCTTGTACTCCCTGGGCGTCATCCCAAAGCGCCCCCGGAACTCCCGCGAGAAATGCGCCCCATCCGCGAAACCGCAGTCCAGCGCGACCTGCGTCACCGGCAGCCGGCTGTTCTCCAGCAGCCACCGGCTGTACTGCAAGCGCAAATTGCGCTGGAACACCATGGGGCTCACCCCCAGCGCCTGCTGGAACGCCCGCTCCAGCTGGCGCCGCCCTATCCCGACGTAGCGCGCGATCGCATCCAGCGAGGGCGGATCGTCGATGCGCTGCTCGATGAAATGCGCCGCCTGCCGCACGCGCAGGTCAACGATCTCCGACACATCGGAATAGAAATGCGCCTGCGGCACCCGCGCCGGCCGCATGCCTTGCAGCATCATGTGCCGTACCGCCTGCTGGGCCTTGTCGCGGCCGCAATGGCGCTCCACCAGGTACAGCGCCAGATCGATCGCCGCCGTCGAACCCGCGCAGGTGATCAGGTCGCCTTCGTCGATAAACAGCCGGTCCACCACCGCCCGCACGCCCGGAAACCGCGCACGGAACGCGTCCAGTACGTTCCAGTGCACGCAGACGCTGCGTGCGCCCAGCACGCCCGCCTGCGCCAGTGCGAAGGTGCCGGTGCAGATGCCCAGCATGCGCACCGGGCTATCCGCCACGCGGCGGATCCACTGCTGCAGCACCGGCGGCAGATTGACGTTCGGATAATCATTGCCGCCGCAGATGGCCACGTAGTCCAGGCCTGACAAGTCCTCCGCCAGGCCGCCGTCCACCGCCAGCGACATGCCGGCGCTGGCCGAACGCGGCAATCCGTCCCAGCTCATCACCCGCCAGGTGGTATGGATGCGCCGGCTCTTGCCGCCGTGGTCGCCCGCCAGCCGCAATGCATCCACGAAACCGGAAAATGCCGCC is from Bordetella bronchialis and encodes:
- a CDS encoding ABC transporter permease encodes the protein MSAVTAPAPAAARPHALWLALRRNRLSWVGIGLLLLIALVALLAPWLAPHDPLQQNIAYRLEPPSAEFWLGTDSYGRDVLSRLIYGARVSLLVGFVAILIAMCIGASLGILAGYVGGLVDQFIMGLVDVLLSFPTLLLGLMVAAMLGASLENLIIAIAITEIAPFVRVARAPTIALKQRDFVEAGRALGYGPLRLMGVHILPNMISDVVVLGSLWMASAIRTEASLSFIGLGVPPPAATWGGMIREGFENILDAWWLTVFPSVAILLTVLALNLLGDALRDAIDPKLRSEHS
- a CDS encoding ABC transporter ATP-binding protein translates to MTTQDAVLELRGLRTEFRIGGAWHAAVRDVSLSVKRNETLAVVGESGSGKSVTALSILRLLPAAGARHGGGQVLLEGKDLAALPEKEMARLRGDAIAMIFQEPMTSLNPTMTVGDQIAEAIRQHRRISWRAARGLALQALEEVKIPAAASRYDDYPHQFSGGMRQRVMIAMALACKPRVLLADEPTTALDVTIQAQILSLLADLKAARGMAVVFITHNLGVVAQIADRVAVMYAGEVVETADVDALFARPTHPYTEALLRAMPRVDADADALDPIPGGVPAITAIPQGCAYAPRCPLKQSRCETTRPLLATVQGSHQVRCLVRAPSEGQS
- a CDS encoding ABC transporter ATP-binding protein, whose protein sequence is MSKGKQPVANDVDSSAPGGASAADAAPLLRVRGLVKHFHSGGGLLGGRRQTVHAVNGVSFDVRRGQSLGLVGESGCGKSTVARMLLRLIEHDAGSIVFDGQDVGAANGARLRALRQRMQIVFQDPYASLNPRRTVRQALSEPLHVHGKGDAAWIDAKVSRTIQEVGLPLSALDRYPHEFSGGQRQRIGIARALVLDPQLIVADEPVSALDVSVQAQILQLLERLKRERGLSFVFVSHDLGVVRHFCDTVCVMYLGRIIEQGPTRQVLDAPRHPYSRVLRDSSPVPDPRARIALGKIAGEIPSPTDLPPGCTFHPRCAQARPDCSARIPELEHRSGAADRAVACFYPLTPTPDRA
- a CDS encoding RHS repeat-associated core domain-containing protein is translated as MKTKAGFTGAYRDPVALGYPLGNGYRWHMPGSMRFNAPDSLSPFGPGGINAYAYCAGDPVNRSDPGGHMPSIVSDIIEGLRRLRRRRGAVPADSLAAVSADAAATAPAASTSHELVPASSAGSASVPVTAVSPAVASGKKYVPIVETWHPRFKGKGRIMVEEDKIKLGRPKLTSHYSNTPVDEVFRAGGIEARNPNFPDNTIVFTNKLYDPHPNDPYVAHYLPIPIFESTYAVGEGFRFEYFTISSPDGYALWKLGIEGWGDERIVLEHGKTPLSRVVAVRDRRGSRVIQHNPEFVNEFELSLPGHLKRAIEAAPSP
- a CDS encoding IclR family transcriptional regulator, giving the protein MNDNRSVQRCLAILRGFRGGPGQSLTALSKAVDLPHSTVLRLLNTLQGEGYVRKEGTLWSLTPQLLEIGFAALANTGVNEFIQSSLQELANRCNGTVNIGEKGRDEVIVIARASSDSERRKIVVVNLRVGSSMPDTSALYRALDMPEDQWAIARYPDRKVTTVAIPLFTSSARSLSLGLSVNDEEYPVARIETELVATLRTEREQIRRLMRLGEV
- a CDS encoding hydantoinase/oxoprolinase family protein — protein: MGYRVGVDIGGSFTDFAVFDEDSGEIKSLKVFSRPDQPGEEVIAGVRMLGERYGIRPDEIRYFTHGTTVGINTVIQRKGLKLALFATENFCDVLELARLRTPDMYHLLSRRPEPLVKRSMVFGIAERMAPDGSVRKPLDENSVKQALRAARDAGAEGIVISLLHAYRNPAHEQRTREIVQALAPDLPVSCSSETWPIIREYERTITAVIGGYVQPRVAHYLGSLQGALKNAGVQPEPRLTKSNGGVMTAEQGKRDCVQMILSGTAAGVIGASHVAATAGIPRCLSLDIGGTSADIAVIVDGKPQYGVGELIGDFQIYIPSVSVSSVGEGGGSIAWVDPLGVLKVGPESAGSRPGPACYRRGGTRATITDAFVCCGLVGHSDLGYQAVEVDAQASRKAVGELASQLGRGIEETAEAIIQIAVSGMYTEVSGLVSRYGIDPRDYAVLAFGGAGPMLGCFLAREIKVKEIVVPPSPGTLSALGGLIADLKSDFLKTVYTDLTPANLQAVRDEFDVLRERARQWLEQEQGHLDGAEYVYSAEMRYRGQSYEIDTVLDPAHVAAGDVQAVARAFHEMHRRLYGHADERAPVQIVSLRVVISGNNDKPRFPRHEPVEGAPRPDRAVRVWLDGGFREVDLYSRSALAAGQHFTGPAIVAQDDCTTVIPAGHACRVDEYANLRIASEGAAS
- a CDS encoding hydantoinase B/oxoprolinase family protein; this translates as MTVDNFRLQVLANHCTAAAEAMGYTLMRTAYSTFVKETEDFSAQLMTPSGKTFASPKTFGATWYTGLDYGRVIAMFDDYREGDIYLTNDPYSGYVATHTPDMHVWKPVFRDGRLVCFVGSHIHNTDMGGAVPASLSRTLTEVHQEGLRIPPMLLMRDGVIDDKLLRIMQVNVRMPEQNRGDLNAQIAALNVGERKVHEIIDRFGVDEFMQGAEAILDYAEQQTRALIRDIPDGDYAFSEYADEDSVAGYPCRIHITLRVRGDELEMDFTGSDPQVASSLNVPTGGDGHHSVITVGLIYVMHTLAPRNVLNAGSVRPMRAVLPEGSVVNPQAPAAVGMRSLMAAVIQACTFGVFNRALPDRLPACPAGGSTLLNVKTATREGRQVLSSIGPCGGGAGGGPEYDGVEGCGANNAFLKNTPVEINEAEVPIEIIRYGLVPDTGGAGRLRGGNAATMEFKLLAPNGVVTARNRNRSELAAWGVVGGKAGANSRFIKNPDTPAAEELRNSDLVNCAPGDVIRLQGPAGGGYGDPFQRPVDKVLEDVRCGFVSPERARQAYGVAIRDDMTVDEAATRALRDPAGRAGTGTDGAAGATAPRVAGQAHFDYGPGRSRFESIWTAARYEAMTHIMAAIPVSWRHFVKHRMFAALAGTEPPVDGGAADIERIYRELSERYADLPTLDAIASGAPAAGREAA